The sequence below is a genomic window from Streptomyces sp. NBC_00582.
TTGAGGGCTGCGGCAGACGCTCACGGCAGGGCAGTTGGTCACCAAGTGAGGAGTCGTATCCGTAGACTCGCTTCGCCCGCACGGCTGCGTCCCGGCAAGCCGGTCGACTGCCTGCGGGTACCCGTCCGCGCAGGCCATCCAGGCGTCAGAGCGGGCAGCAGGCGTGCGAGGACCGTGGCGAGCGAGGTCTCCCGCTCGCGCACCGCGCCGAACCGCGGGCGCCCGGGCCCCGATGCTGGTCGGTCTTCTCCGGGATGGTGCACGCGATGCCGCGTTTGCGCAGGTATTGCGTCCTGAACGCGTGAAGGAGTTGGTAGTAGGACAGCTTCCGATTGCGGTGCTGTTTGGCCAGGCGGTGTCCGGCATGCAGGCGACGTGAGTCCGGTCTGCCCGCGCCTGGGGCCATGCCCGCCACGATGCTTGTCACCTTGGCGTCCGCCGAGGCGCCCGCGCTGTTCCTCGCCCCGGTCAGTTTCACCTTCTGGGCCGTCAGACGGGCAAGCCCGCACCGCTCGGCCAGCCGCATCACCGGGACCAGACCGGCATGCGCGACCAGATTCGTGTCGTCGAACGCGACCGACACCGCCGCAGCGGCGTGGGAAGATTGCATCTCGCGGGTGTTCTCTTGCTCTGTGGATGTGGAACCGTAGGAAGTCTCATCATCCCAGTTCAGAGGGGATCCGCGTCTTCATGTCCAAGCCCTGGACCGGCCATTGCCCGGCGGATCGCGGCTAAGTCCCTCTGCGCCCCTTCGTGTGAACGGAGGGGCGCAGTGCTGTGACGTCCGTGCTGTGACGTCCCGGCAGGGTCGACGCCGCTTCGGCCGTATGACGAAGCCGGCCTTCCGGACCCTGTGACCAGGTCCGGAAGGCCGGCCGGTGGCATCGGATCACACCGGTGAGACGGTGATCGCTCCCCGGTAGGAGCCGGGTCTGAGCGGCACCTCCACGCCGTCGACGGTGAAGCGGACCTCGCCCGAGGCGGCGACGACGCGCGACGACTCGTCGAGGGTGAGGCCGGTCAGGTGCGACGTGCCGGTCACGGTCCAGGTCGTCTCCGTCAGGGAGACGATCACCCCGTTGTTCACGGCCGGTGCCACGGTGTTGGTGACCTCACCGATCAGCCGCCAGTCCGCCGCACCGATGGTGGGCCTGGCGTGCTTGGCGACCGTCGACGAGATCACCCCGCTGAGCGTGCACCGTTCGAGGTCGAGCACCAGGTTCTTCCCGCTCGGCTCGGGCTCGGGCGCGATGCCCGTCTCGCCGCCCATGCGCTGGGGGCCGGTGCCGTTGAACCAGCCGTTGCAGAAGTCGCCGTCGGCCGTGACCTCGGTGAAGGACACCCGGACGTCGCGCTCGTGGCGTTCGGTCACGTCGAACCCCTCCACGGGGCTCGGGTCTCCCGGCTTCTCGTGGTACACACCGGAGTTGAGGAGACCGCCGTCCGGTCCGAGGCGCGGGCCGGGGTCGTCGCTGTCGATGATCTGGAGCAGGACACCGTCCGCCGACGCCAGGCGGGTCCCGGCGCCGCCGTCCACGGTGATCCGGGCCGGTACGCCCTTCACCAGGAAGACCGCCTTGCCGGTCTCGAACGAGGCGCCGTCGCGGACGTGCACCTGCGCGACCGGCGCCTCCATGTCGACGCTCGCGTGCAGCATGACACCGAAGCGGTCGGAACGGACCGTGGTCGGGTGGGGTGCGAGGGCGGCCGACTCCTCGGCGGTGAGGCCGAGTCCGAGCTCCTTGTCCACGGCCGCGACCGACGCGGCGTCGCTGGCGCCGAGGATGACGGTGTCACCGCCGACATCGATGATCATGCCGTAGTCACGGACCCGGAACTCGGTGCCGTAGTGCCGGTGGGTGGCCCCGCCCAGGGCGTAGGCGCCGTAGCCGCTGTCGCCGGTGACGACGACGGTGCTGTTGATCGTGGTCAGGCGTGCCCCGCTGCTGATGTCGTTGGACAGCACCCCCCACTTCTCCGTCTCCAGGTGGCAGTTGACGTACGTCGCGGAGCCGTGGTCGCCCAGGAGCTGGGTGGTGCGGCAGTTGCCGTCCAGGCCCAGCATCCAGGGGACGCTCTTCATCGTGCCGAACTCGGGGTTGGGCACGTAGTCGTCGGGCAGGACGCCTTCCGAGGAGCGCAGGTCGGAGTTCTTCACGACGAGGTCGCTGCCCTGGTCGGCCAGCACGGCGGTGCGGATGACCCCGTGGGTGCGGATGGTGGCGTCCTCCAGGACGAGCCTGGTGCCCTTGCCTGCGGAGACCACGCCCGCGCCCCAGCCGGTGAAGTCGTCGCCGCCGTCGCCGTCGAGCGTGATGTCGGCGCCGCGGACGACGTGGCGTCCGCCGGCCGCATAGACGCCGCCCAGCAGTGCGCCCTGGGAGACGATGGCGACATCGGCCAGCACCCCTTCCTCGTACGTGGCGCCCGGTGCCGCGGCGAGCACCGACCTGGCCGGTACGACGCCGTCCTGGTCGAGGTAGAGGGCCTGCGCCAGGTGCTGCTGGTAGGCGATGTTCATGAAGGAGAAGTCGACGACGTTGGACTCGGTCACGCTGAGCACGACCTCGCCGCGGTATTCGCCGGGTACCACGTCGCGGTGGACGCCGTCCACGGTGAGGGTGAGCTGACGGCCCTCGGGGGCCACCAGCCGTACACCCGCGGGGATCGTCAGATGGTCTGTCGCCGTGGTGGTCTCCACGGTGTAGGTCGTTCCCGACCGGAGTTCACCGATGCGGCCGGCGAGGGTGGCGCTCACGCTGTCTGTTTCCTTTCGCCCAGGGTTTCGCTGGCGGTTTCGCTGTGGGTTTCGCTGCCGGCGGGCAGTTCGCCGCTGCGATGGCACGCGACGGAGCGTCCGTCGGACTGCTCCAGCAGTCGCGGAGCGTCGGTGCGGCAGAGGTCGATCACGTCGGGGCACTGCGGGGCGAAGGGGCATCCCACCGCCTCGCCGGGGCCCGTCGGCCGGCCGCGCTGCGGGGCGCGGGTGACCCGGGGCGCGTCGACGGCGGCCTCCGGGATCGCGGCGACCAGCGCGCGGGTGTAGGGGTGCCGCGGGCGGGCGACGACGTCCTCAGCCGCGCCCTGCTCGACGAGCTGTCCCCGGTACATGACGAGCACGCGGTCGGACATGTAGCGCACGACGTGCAGGTTGTGGCCGATGAAGAGGTAGCTGAGGTCGTTGTCGCGGCGCAGTTCGCGCAGCAGGTTGAGAACCTGCGCCTGGACCGAGACGTCGAGGGCGCTGACGGCCTCGTCGCAGATCACCAGGGACGGTGACGGCATCAGCGCACGGGCGATCGCGAGCCGCTGCCGTTGTCCGCCGGAGAACTGGGACGGGAAGGTGTCGGCGGCGCTGTGCGGGAGCCCGACCCGGTCGAGCAGGTCCGTCATCCGCCGGTGGGCCTCCGCGCGGGGGGCGCCGGCGGCTTCGAGTCCCTCGCGCAGGCTCTGGGAGACCTTCAGCAAGGGGTTGAACGAGCCGTAGGGATCCTGGAAGACGACCTGGATGTCCTGCGCGAGGGCCCGGCGGCTTCTGCCCCGGAGGTGGGTGATGTCCTCCCCCCGGAAGAGGATCCGGCCCTCGGCCACGGGGACGAGGCCCAGCAGGGCCCTGGAGACGGTGGTCTTGCCCGAGCCCGACTCACCGACCAGGCCGAGGGTCTCGCCCACCCGCAGGTCGAAGCTGACGTCGCGGACGGCGGTCGTGGTGCGCCGGCCCGTTCCGAACCGCACGGTGAGGTTGCGGACGCTGAGCAGGACGTCGTCGTCAGCCGGCATGTTCCACGGTTCCTTCCAGCACGGCGACGCTGTGGACGCAGCGCGATCCATG
It includes:
- a CDS encoding ABC transporter ATP-binding protein, whose protein sequence is MPADDDVLLSVRNLTVRFGTGRRTTTAVRDVSFDLRVGETLGLVGESGSGKTTVSRALLGLVPVAEGRILFRGEDITHLRGRSRRALAQDIQVVFQDPYGSFNPLLKVSQSLREGLEAAGAPRAEAHRRMTDLLDRVGLPHSAADTFPSQFSGGQRQRLAIARALMPSPSLVICDEAVSALDVSVQAQVLNLLRELRRDNDLSYLFIGHNLHVVRYMSDRVLVMYRGQLVEQGAAEDVVARPRHPYTRALVAAIPEAAVDAPRVTRAPQRGRPTGPGEAVGCPFAPQCPDVIDLCRTDAPRLLEQSDGRSVACHRSGELPAGSETHSETASETLGERKQTA